In a single window of the Candidatus Omnitrophota bacterium genome:
- a CDS encoding efflux RND transporter periplasmic adaptor subunit has protein sequence MKNIREILKKASAGFRKIKFKLPQDRKKTIFIALIALVAVIVIVKTTSNINRALFKKSDAAKKTPAVTFEEEAAPVKVFKAKKIEFKDTLPCMGNIKGFKEIDLKFQVPGILESFNFEEGEKVQEGDIIASLVQKEALLKLKYTEIETSKNQKLFDIGAINTMKLEQSKLEYESAKNELDKTNIYAVSNGLLGSRLLDPGNFVTQNDKIGVFINIDKVRAEFSVIEKDMPKVSIGQKAEVFVDSHPNKAFSGTVDNIAPIVEGRSRTQNIKIDIDNKDGVLKPGMFARALVATYEKKDALVIPASGLKKKEAEYFVYLVLKEEPKKEAGDDKSKAKAKKLFGLFALPQKKEEPKPEAAAEKGSEYGTVEIRPVKLAYMTQDLVEIGEGLKEDDLIVAEIQEDFKDKAKVEITEVQEGLF, from the coding sequence ATGAAAAATATAAGAGAGATATTAAAAAAAGCGTCCGCCGGGTTCAGGAAGATAAAGTTCAAATTACCGCAGGACAGGAAGAAGACCATATTCATCGCGCTCATAGCGCTTGTGGCGGTTATAGTGATAGTGAAGACAACCTCGAATATCAACAGGGCGCTCTTCAAAAAGTCGGACGCGGCCAAAAAGACCCCGGCCGTGACGTTCGAGGAGGAGGCCGCGCCCGTAAAGGTATTCAAGGCAAAAAAGATTGAATTTAAGGATACCCTGCCGTGCATGGGCAACATAAAAGGATTTAAAGAGATCGACCTGAAGTTCCAGGTCCCGGGGATCCTCGAGAGCTTCAATTTCGAGGAGGGCGAGAAGGTGCAGGAGGGGGATATCATCGCAAGCCTCGTACAGAAAGAGGCGCTCCTGAAGCTGAAGTACACGGAGATAGAGACCTCAAAGAACCAGAAGCTGTTCGATATAGGCGCCATCAACACCATGAAGCTGGAGCAATCGAAGCTGGAATATGAATCGGCAAAGAACGAGCTCGACAAGACGAATATTTACGCGGTCTCGAACGGCCTCCTGGGGTCGCGGCTGCTGGACCCGGGGAATTTTGTGACGCAGAACGATAAGATAGGCGTATTCATAAACATAGACAAGGTGCGCGCGGAATTCAGCGTCATAGAGAAAGATATGCCTAAGGTGTCGATAGGCCAGAAGGCGGAGGTCTTCGTCGACTCCCATCCGAATAAGGCCTTCTCCGGGACGGTGGACAATATAGCGCCTATAGTAGAGGGCAGGTCCAGGACCCAGAATATAAAGATCGATATAGACAATAAGGACGGGGTCCTTAAGCCCGGTATGTTCGCGCGCGCCCTCGTGGCCACTTACGAAAAGAAGGATGCCCTTGTGATACCGGCCTCGGGCCTGAAGAAGAAGGAGGCCGAATATTTCGTTTACCTGGTCCTCAAAGAGGAACCGAAGAAAGAGGCCGGGGACGATAAGTCAAAGGCGAAAGCCAAAAAATTATTCGGCCTATTTGCCCTGCCTCAAAAGAAAGAGGAACCTAAGCCCGAAGCCGCCGCGGAAAAGGGATCAGAATACGGGACCGTTGAGATACGGCCGGTGAAACTGGCGTACATGACCCAGGACCTGGTCGAGATAGGGGAAGGGTTGAAAGAGGACGACCTGATCGTGGCCGAGATACAGGAAGATTTTAAGGATAAGGCGAAAGTCGAGATCACGGAAGTGCAGGAAGGGTTATTTTAA